A genomic region of Lycorma delicatula isolate Av1 chromosome 4, ASM4794821v1, whole genome shotgun sequence contains the following coding sequences:
- the LOC142322760 gene encoding uncharacterized protein LOC142322760 translates to MRSCKRAIVVGDFNCRTALTGAASSNARGRILEDLLEVTGAICVNDGAATYSARGHESIIDLVIIDSRIRIYTIDFSVLNEETGSDQQAVSNTIRDRPSRVMQININHRLTHYQIHRVTREAANNIMTCARIDPEIFQNIIKDEIANIPKNTNSHHPVYWWSSDIEDQRRIMQRKKRKAQRLRARMGMEEEGRLAVEEYRNAKKKLNFLIKQSKKRKWQELCDDLDADPWGKAFRITTKRLGRHVPTLSHEMSAQQVREESANREVIRCEGGRFTQEEVLEAIKKLSHKKNPRTGRNTGCRY, encoded by the coding sequence ATGCGGTCCTGTAAGAGAGCAATAGTGGTAGGAGATTTCAATTGCAGAACCGCCCTGACTGGGGCTGCTTCTTCTAACGCCAGAGGAAGAATCCTAGAAGATCTATTGGAGGTTACAGGAGCGATTTGTGTGAATGATGGAGCAGCCACATATAGCGCTAGGGGGCACGAATCGATTATCGACCTGGTAATAATAGATAGTAGAATACGTATCTACACAATTGATTTCTCGGTGCTTAATGAAGAGACTGGAAGTGACCAACAGGCTGTTTCGAATACCATTAGAGACCGTCCTTCAAGAGTAATGCAGATAAACATCAACCATAGGCTGACACATTATCAGATTCACCGTGTGACTAGGGAAGCGGCAAATAATATCATGACTTGTGCGCGGATAGATCCggagatatttcaaaatataattaaagatgaaATAGCCAATATACCAAAGAATACCAACAGTCATCATCCAGTTTATTGGTGGTCTAGTGATATCGAGGATCAAAGGAGAATAATgcaaagaaaaaagagaaaagccCAGCGACTACGAGCCCGAATGGGCATGGAAGAAGAAGGTCGCCTAGCCGTAGAAGAATACAGAAATGCCAAGAAGAAACTTAACTTCCTTATAAAACAATCCAAGAAAAGAAAATGGCAGGAGCTGTGTGATGATCTGGATGCCGACCCCTGGGGGAAGGCATTCAGGATCACAACCAAACGTTTGGGTAGACATGTGCCGACATTAAGTCACGAAATGTCGGCACAACAAGTAAGAGAGGAGTCTGCTAATAGAGAAGTGATCAGAtgtgaaggtggcagattcacacAAGAGGAAGTCCTGGAGGCAATTAAAAAACTGAGTCATAAAAAAAATCCCAGGACCGGACGGAATACCGGCTGCCGTTATTAA